The DNA sequence TAGAGATGGTATGCACGTGTGTACACGGTGTGCCGTTTTATTAGTGTAATTGCACTAATCTCAACTCgtgattgttttaatttttttgcggCTCCGGACTTTGGACCAATTGTTTGCCCCCGTGAAGCCGCAGGACTGAATTTCGGCCGAGTTTGTAATTATTTCTTCAAGCAAGGACTACCCACAACAACAAAATGGCCACGATTGTGGAATGTTTGTAATGAAGTACATGGAATCACTGTTCGAGGAAAATGAAATATTGGAAGAGGTAATGTAATGTTGATTTCTTTAGTTTAAGTTTTCATCCCGTTAACTAACTCGTTTATATTGTGAAAATTGAGTTGTCAATCTATTTTTTGATGGATTTGTTTCTATGGATTTGGTTGTCATGTGTATTACTGAATTGGTTTCCTAATGTACACTGCAGTTTGATCCTATTGAAGCGAGACTGGATTGTGTTGGGAAAATTGTCACCCACGAGAGTAACAAGGCTAAACATGCTGTGATGGAGGGAGTTAAGAAGCAATTTGGATTGAGCAAAACCAAAGTTCTTCCAT is a window from the Cannabis sativa cultivar Pink pepper isolate KNU-18-1 chromosome 1, ASM2916894v1, whole genome shotgun sequence genome containing:
- the LOC133034085 gene encoding uncharacterized protein LOC133034085; the protein is MFVMKYMESLFEENEILEEFDPIEARLDCVGKIVTHESNKAKHAVMEGVKKQFGLSKTKVLPSTSTTIALRSPSRSPRDPRFKTVEGRVRKHVDWQEQVPENTSF